Proteins from a genomic interval of Hoplias malabaricus isolate fHopMal1 chromosome 13, fHopMal1.hap1, whole genome shotgun sequence:
- the foxj1a gene encoding forkhead box protein J1-A isoform X2: MLSMSCVDSWPEGSVGLEEEVVTAAAQAEELDESSLAYNSSSSSGSSDNLDDSLTSLQWLQEFSILSASGGHNGSNSSQHHSQFFGQQLGAEAPASPLAGDPASIGMPLTPGKPTAAAFCRAPSMSALPCLVAHGHCPDEVDYKTNPHIKPPYSYATLICMAMQASKKTKITLSCIYKWITDNFCYFRHADPTWQNSIRHNLSLNKCFIKVPRQKDEPGKGGFWKIDPQYAERLLSGAYKKRRMPPVQINPALQNRLRINSKPDLTVPTSVPGGLFVSPESQQLLREFEELTGVDQNWDPRLAEATMIGCWGSGKGHKRKQTHGHRAGGAKALRRSSSPLLVMEEPKDLGSLKSNFDWDALLDSALNGELSLNEGGPLSPIPHDEDLTVQGIRIDPLEAPAGTTDNNVLIEMQRGNDVDFDEETFLATEFLQSPWAEDEAGSRPDFLSSSTVNLDQLFDLGDSLGFDLLQSK; encoded by the exons ATGCTGTCCATGAGTTGTGTGGATTCCTGGCCTGAGGGCTCTGTGGGGCTGGAAGAGGAGGTTGTGACTGCCGCAGCTCAGGCAGAGGAACTGGACGAAAGCTCTTTGGCCtataacagcagcagcagcagcggtaGTTCAGATAACCTGGATGATAGCCTCACCAGCCTGCAGTGGCTGCAGGAATTCTCTATCCTCAGTGCCAGCGGAGGGCATAATGGATCTAATTCCAGCCAGCACCACAGCCAGTTCTTTGGTCAGCAGCTGGGTGCAGAAGCCCCTGCATCCCCTCTAGCGGGCGACCCTGCCTCCATTGGCATGCCACTGACCCCAGGTAAGCCCACGGCGGCCGCGTTTTGCCGGGCACCCTCCATGTCGGCTCTGCCCTGTTTAGTCGCGCATGGCCACTGTCCGGATGAAGTCGACTACAAGACTAACCCTCATATCAAGCCTCCGTACTCGTACGCCACTCTCATTTGCATGGCTATGCAGGCAAGCAAGAAAACCAAAATCACACTCTCCTGCATCTATAAATGGATCACTGACAACTTCTGCTACTTCCGCCACGCTGACCCAACCTGGCAG AACTCCATCCGACACAACCTCTCCCTGAACAAGTGCTTCATAAAGGTTCCAAGGCAGAAGGATGAACCGGGGAAAGGGGGTTTCTGGAAGATTGACCCTCAGTATGCTGAGCGTCTGCTCAGTGGAGCCTATAAAAAGCGGAGGATGCCTCCTGTACAGATTAACCCGGCTCTTCAAAACCGACTCAGGATTAACTCCAAGCCTGATCTAACTGTGCCAACAAGTGTCCCGGGAGGTCTTTTTGTTAGCCCTGAGTCTCAGCAGCTCCTGAGAGAATTTGAGGAACTCACCGGAGTTGATCAAAACTGGGATCCCCGCTTAGCTGAGGCCACAATGATTGGTTGCTGGGGCTCAGGAAAAGGCCACAAGAGAAAACAGACACACGGGCACCGTGCTGGAGGCGCCAAAGCCTTGCGCCGCTCTAGCTCCCCACTCCTGGTCATGGAGGAGCCAAAAGACCTAGGCTCCCTCAAGAGCAACTTTGACTGGGATGCCCTACTCGATTCTGCGCTGAATGGTGAGCTGAGCTTGAACGAAGGTGGCCCGTTGAGTCCAATCCCACATGATGAGGACCTCACCGTACAAGGCATTCGCATCGACCCCCTGGAGGCACCTGCTGGTACTACAGACAACAACGTGCTAATAGAAATGCAGAGGGGCAATGACGTCGATTTCGACGAAGAGACATTCTTGGCCACCGAATTTTTACAGAGTCCGTGGGCGGAGGATGAAGCAGGGAGCCGGCCTGACTTCCTCAGCAGCTCCACTGTTAACCTCGACCAGCTTTTCGATCTGGGAGATTCACTTGGGTTTGACT TGCTACAAAGCAAATAA
- the foxj1a gene encoding forkhead box protein J1-A isoform X1 — protein sequence MLSMSCVDSWPEGSVGLEEEVVTAAAQAEELDESSLAYNSSSSSGSSDNLDDSLTSLQWLQEFSILSASGGHNGSNSSQHHSQFFGQQLGAEAPASPLAGDPASIGMPLTPGKPTAAAFCRAPSMSALPCLVAHGHCPDEVDYKTNPHIKPPYSYATLICMAMQASKKTKITLSCIYKWITDNFCYFRHADPTWQNSIRHNLSLNKCFIKVPRQKDEPGKGGFWKIDPQYAERLLSGAYKKRRMPPVQINPALQNRLRINSKPDLTVPTSVPGGLFVSPESQQLLREFEELTGVDQNWDPRLAEATMIGCWGSGKGHKRKQTHGHRAGGAKALRRSSSPLLVMEEPKDLGSLKSNFDWDALLDSALNGELSLNEGGPLSPIPHDEDLTVQGIRIDPLEAPAGTTDNNVLIEMQRGNDVDFDEETFLATEFLQSPWAEDEAGSRPDFLSSSTVNLDQLFDLGDSLGFDCKIESLL from the exons ATGCTGTCCATGAGTTGTGTGGATTCCTGGCCTGAGGGCTCTGTGGGGCTGGAAGAGGAGGTTGTGACTGCCGCAGCTCAGGCAGAGGAACTGGACGAAAGCTCTTTGGCCtataacagcagcagcagcagcggtaGTTCAGATAACCTGGATGATAGCCTCACCAGCCTGCAGTGGCTGCAGGAATTCTCTATCCTCAGTGCCAGCGGAGGGCATAATGGATCTAATTCCAGCCAGCACCACAGCCAGTTCTTTGGTCAGCAGCTGGGTGCAGAAGCCCCTGCATCCCCTCTAGCGGGCGACCCTGCCTCCATTGGCATGCCACTGACCCCAGGTAAGCCCACGGCGGCCGCGTTTTGCCGGGCACCCTCCATGTCGGCTCTGCCCTGTTTAGTCGCGCATGGCCACTGTCCGGATGAAGTCGACTACAAGACTAACCCTCATATCAAGCCTCCGTACTCGTACGCCACTCTCATTTGCATGGCTATGCAGGCAAGCAAGAAAACCAAAATCACACTCTCCTGCATCTATAAATGGATCACTGACAACTTCTGCTACTTCCGCCACGCTGACCCAACCTGGCAG AACTCCATCCGACACAACCTCTCCCTGAACAAGTGCTTCATAAAGGTTCCAAGGCAGAAGGATGAACCGGGGAAAGGGGGTTTCTGGAAGATTGACCCTCAGTATGCTGAGCGTCTGCTCAGTGGAGCCTATAAAAAGCGGAGGATGCCTCCTGTACAGATTAACCCGGCTCTTCAAAACCGACTCAGGATTAACTCCAAGCCTGATCTAACTGTGCCAACAAGTGTCCCGGGAGGTCTTTTTGTTAGCCCTGAGTCTCAGCAGCTCCTGAGAGAATTTGAGGAACTCACCGGAGTTGATCAAAACTGGGATCCCCGCTTAGCTGAGGCCACAATGATTGGTTGCTGGGGCTCAGGAAAAGGCCACAAGAGAAAACAGACACACGGGCACCGTGCTGGAGGCGCCAAAGCCTTGCGCCGCTCTAGCTCCCCACTCCTGGTCATGGAGGAGCCAAAAGACCTAGGCTCCCTCAAGAGCAACTTTGACTGGGATGCCCTACTCGATTCTGCGCTGAATGGTGAGCTGAGCTTGAACGAAGGTGGCCCGTTGAGTCCAATCCCACATGATGAGGACCTCACCGTACAAGGCATTCGCATCGACCCCCTGGAGGCACCTGCTGGTACTACAGACAACAACGTGCTAATAGAAATGCAGAGGGGCAATGACGTCGATTTCGACGAAGAGACATTCTTGGCCACCGAATTTTTACAGAGTCCGTGGGCGGAGGATGAAGCAGGGAGCCGGCCTGACTTCCTCAGCAGCTCCACTGTTAACCTCGACCAGCTTTTCGATCTGGGAGATTCACTTGGGTTTGACTGTAAGATTGAATCCCTCCTCTGA